The genomic interval GAAATGCGCCGGTCGCTGATCATGTCGTAGCCAGGCAGGACGTTGACCGCGAGATCGGGATGATTTTCGACGATGCCGGTATCGACCACCGCGACCACGACGCCTTCGCCGGTGGAGATGTCCCAGGCCTGCTCGGCACGCACGCCGCCGGTCGGGTCCTTGAAGTTCCACTGCAAGCGCGCGTACTCGGGATCATTGGGCACGGCGGCCGGCATCACCGTCGGCGCACGCGCCACATCGGCGCGCTGATAGAGGCGGTCGACCTCGACCCGGAGCACGCCGGGCTCGGCCGACAGTTCGCGGATGAAGCTCGCGCGCTCGGACTCGGTCATCGCGCGTGAGGCCTGCACCACGTGCCAGCCCGGCGCGGCCATGCTGCGCAGCACGCGCGCGGTGGCGGCCGGGCGCGCGGCGGAGGTCGCGGTCGCGGCGACCGCGCTCGACAAGCCGGCGCGGCGGACGCTGGTCGTCAGCGCGCTGCCCAGGGCGGCGCGGCCCTGCGTGGACGGCAGGCTGGTTTTGACGATGAACCGCTGGCCTTCCGCCGCAGCGGCTTGCGTTTCGCCGGCAAGGTCGCGGGTCACGCTGCGGTCGAGGCGAGGGCCTGCGGCCTGCGCGCCGCCGGTCAGCAGGATGGCGGCGATCGCCGCGCCGAGGGTGGTTTGGATACGCATGGAACGTGTCTCCGTCGAAGAGTGGGATGTCGCGAGGGACGGCGGCGCCGGTCGACGCCGCCGAGGTGTCACAGGTCGATGCCGAAGCCGAAGCCGGCCGATTTCTCGTCGCCGCTGAACGCGCCGCCGAGGCTGAAGGACGCGCGCTCGCCAACCCGCTTGGCGTAGCCGATCGACAGCGCCTGCTCGCCGCTCTGGAAGCCGGCGCCCACCGCCACCCGTCCACGCGGGCTCTGCGTGCCGGCCGCGTTGGTGGCCATGTTGAGCATCGCCGCGCTCATCGCGCCCTGCCGGTCCATGCGCCGGTCGACGTCGCTGAAACGACGCTCGACATCACCGCGGTAGGCATCGAACTGGTCGCCCCACGCGGCCAGGCGCTGGTCTGTGTAGGCCTTGGACGAGGCGACCGCCTGTGTGGCGGTGGTGTCGGCGTAAGCCTTGGCCTCGGTGACACCGGCGCGGACCTGGGCGACATTGGCGGCATCGGTCGCCTGGGTGCCCGCGGCGACGTTGGCGATCTGTCGCTCGGCACCCGCACTGCCGACCGAGACGGTCTGGGCACGGTCGGCAACCGAGCCCTGGCCGAGGGCGACCGCCCCCTGCGCGGTGACGCTGGCCCCCTGACCGAGCGCGGTGCCCGAGGCCGCGGTGACCGAGGCGCTTTCGCCGATGGCGACCGCGTTCGTGGCATCGGCCGAGATGCGGCTGTTGGCGCCGACCGCGGTGCTGCCATCAGCATGCACCTGGGCGTTGCCGCCGACGGCCGTGTCGTTGGGCCCGTGCGCATAGGCGTCGCTACCGACCGCGACGCCGTTGGCGCCGTTCGCCGTGGCGCCTGCACCGACCGCCACCGCATTGGTGTCCGTGCCCACCGTGGCCGGCGCACCGCCGCCGACCGCGACGCGGTCATTGGTGCCCTGGTTGCTGTCGATCACCGTCTCGACCGCACCGACGCGGGTCTTGAGCTGGCTGATCTGCACATCGAGCGCGGCGAAGGTCGCGCCGATCGAGGCGTACTGCGTGCCCTGCACGGCATAGCTCGGCGCTGCCAGCGTGCCGAACGCAGTCACCGCGGCGCCGCCGCCCAGGACCTCGGCCATGCTCTGCAGGCCGCCGTGCAGCTGCGCGCCGTTGATCGCCTGCGTGCTGTCGGCCGACACCGCGCCTGCGGCCAGGTTCGACAGCACCGTGCCGTCGGCACCCGCCAGCGAGATGCTTGCCTTGTCGGCATCGTCGTAGGCCACCGCGTTCTGCGCGACCCCGGCGACGTCGCCGATGCGCGTATCCAGATCGTCCACGCGGCCTTCCACCTGGGTCACGCGCGTGTTGGTCTCGAACAACTGGCTGCCGTTGACCGCGTCGGTGCTGCCTTCGGTGAGTTCGCCGGCGGCGACGTTGGTGATCACCGTGCCGTCGACGCCGGCCAGCGAAATGCGCGCTTTGTCGACATCGTCATAGACCACGGCATTGGCCGAGAGCTCGCCCAGGCCGCCGGCGACAGCCTCGAGCTGGGCCAGGTTCACGGCATCGGTCGATTCGGTGCCGGCAGCGACGTGGGTGATCTGCCGCTCGGCACCTGCCCGGCCCACCGAGATCGTGTTCTCGCGGTTGGCCCACGAGTTCGCGCCCAGGGCCACGCTGTTGTCGACACCGGTCCACAAGCCATTGGCCTGCTGGCGACCGACGATGGCCGAGGTACCCAGCGCAATCGAGTCAGACCCATAGGTATTGGTGCCGACGCCGATGGCGATGCTGTTGAGATACAGGATCGGCGAGGGCGCGAAAAAGTCGCCGTTCCAGACCATCGAGCGGTTGCCGATCGCGATCGAGTTCTGGCCGGCGGCCGCCGATGCCGTCCCCAATGCGACGGCGTTGACGTTGCGGGCCGACGCCCCATTGCCCAGTGCCGTGCCGCCCTCGTAGAGGGCATTTGCGCTCGACCCGACCACCGTGGTGCCCTTCGCGCTGGCGCGCGCGCCCGAGCCGATCGCCGTGGTGAAGTCGAACGTGGCCTGCGCACGATCGCCGATCGCGATCGCATCGTAAGCGGTCGCCTGCGTCCGATAGCCGATCGCGATCGAGCGGATGGCGGTGGCTTCGGCCAATGCACCGATCGCGGTGGCGGCGTATTCGGTCGCCTGCGCGCCGCCGCCGATCGCCGTCGACAGGCGGCCGGCCGCCTTGGTGTTGCGCAGGAGCTGGCCCATGAAGTTCGAGCCGATTTCGTCCTCGCGCACGTCGACGATGCCGCCGACCGCAACGGCCGACTTGCCACTGGTCTCGGACTGCGCACCGATGGCGGTGTTGAAGTCGTCGTTGGCCTGCGCGCCGGCACCGGCGGCCGTCGCGCCCAGCCCCAGAGCGGCGGTCTGGCTATGGATCACCACGCCGCGCGGCAACGTGCTGTAGTCGATGTCGAGGACGCCGCCGAACGCGGTCGACGAGCCGCCGACCGCGAGACTGTCGCGGCCCACGGCGGTGGCGTTGTTCGCGTACGAGACCGCGCCGGCGCCCAGCGCGACGGTGCCCGTGCCGACCGCCGCGGATGCCTCGCCCGCCGCCAGCGCGTTCTCACCTTCGGCGTATGCGCCGGCATCGCTGTCGGCGCTTCCGGTGGCCTGGACATAGCGCGACGCTTCGGCGGCGGCCGCTTCGAGCTGCGCCACGTTCACCGCATCTGTGGCCTCGATGCCGGCGGCGACGTGGGTGATCTGGCGTTCGGCGCCCGCGCGGCCGATCGAGATCGTGTTGCTGCGATCGGCGATCGAGCCGGCGCCCAGCGCGACCGCATCGTCTACGTTGCGCGGCAGTCCGTCGTCTTCCGGAACGGCCCAGCCACCGACGATCGCGCCTGCACCCAACGCGACAGAACGGCTGCCGTTCACCTCGGCATCGGTGCCTATCGCGATACCGTCGGTGAACTCGACAACGGCCTCGCGGTAGGGATTGCTGTGCCACACGGTCGCCTTGCCGATGGCGATGCTGTTGGCACCGGTCGCCCAACTGCCACTGCCGAGCGCGAGGCTGCCTGGGTTGTTGGCCAGCGCCCCTTCTCCGACCGCGGTGGCATTCTCGCCGATCGCGGTCGCGAAGCTGCCCAGTGCGGTGGATCGGACGTGGGTGGCCCGTGCGCCGCCGCCAATCGCGGTGGCCCACTCTTCAGATGCCTCGGCGCGGTCGCCGATCGCGGTCGCATCGTAGGCCAGGGCCTGGCTGGCGTAGCCGATCGCGACCGCACGGATGCCGCCGGCGTTCGACAGTGCGCCGATCGCAGTGGCGGCGTAATCCGTCGCTTGCGCGCCACCGCCGATCGCCGTCGCAAGACGACCCGATGCCCGCGTGTTCTGCAGCTCGACGCCGGCGAAGTCCTCGCCGAGTTCGTCCTCGCGCACATCGACGATACCGCCGATCGCGACCGCCGACTTGCCGGTGGTTTCGGTCTGCGCACCGATCGCGGTGTTGAAGTCGCCCTCGGCACGGGCACCCGCGCCGAGTGCCGTCGCTGCCAGTCCGCTGGCGGCCGTCTGCTGGTCGAGCACCACGCCGAACTCACCCACCGCGCTGTAGTCGAGCTGCAACATGCCGCCGAGCGCCGTCGATGACGCGCCCGTCGCGAGGCTGTCTTTGCCGATCGCGGTTGCGGTGTCGGCGTATGCCAATGCGCCGCCGCCGACGGCCGTTGCACCTTGCCCGACGGCCGAGGCCGCCTCGCCCGCCGCGAGCGTGTCATCGCCTTCGGCATAGGCACCGGCATCGCTGTCGGGATTGCCATTGACGCCGATGTAGCGATTGACCGCCGTGGCCGCCTCGAGCTGAGCGACGTTGACCGCATCGTTGGCCTCGGTGCCGGCCGCGACGTTGACGATCTGGCGCGTGCGCGCCGGATTGTCGGTCGCGTAGGACCACGCTTCCGATGCGCCGACAGACACCGTGTTGGGCCGGTCGGCCAGCGAACCGACGCCGATCGCGACGCTACCGGTCGCATCGCTGCGCGCGTGCGTGGACGCACCCAGCAGGGTCGACGACGGGGCGAGCGAGGCCGCGTACGCGCCCAGTGCTGTCGACATCTCGCCAGCGCCGGCCTTGAAGCCGATCGCGGTGGCCGATTCGCCGTGGGTCAGCGCGGTGTTGCCGATGCTCGTGCCGCCGGCGCCGAGCGCCTGCGCGTAGGGGCCGACGACGATGCTGCCTGCAGCCCAGGCCGACGAAAAAACACCGATCGCGACGGTCTCCTGGGCTCTGGCGCCCGCGCCGACGCCGGCGGCCACCGAATAGCGCCCGAGGGCGAGTGCATTGGCGCCGAGCGCCGTGGCGCCTTCCGCCCGGCCCTTCGCACCGAAGCCCAGCGCCGTCGCGTACAGGCCTTCGCTGATCGAAGACGCACCGACGCTGGTCGCCGCATCGTTGCGCGACACCGCATTGACGCCGATCGCCATCGCGCCGGCCGATTCGGCCAGCGCGTTGTGGCCGATCGCCATGCTTCGCCATCCCTGCGCCTGGGCGGCGTTGCCCAGCGCCAGCG from Luteimonas sp. S4-F44 carries:
- a CDS encoding ESPR-type extended signal peptide-containing protein; its protein translation is MASPADRENRVIFQRDRAGDKRRGRLVGSQTGTPYPIGMTGPRHGKPVVTGAGPPHDRARLHETLPETSEMNRIYRTLWNAELGRMVVASELARSRSGRRAGAVVAGLVLALPLTALAQATAVGVQAYDTPAAVDADTVAHYFQASGSADSDAGAYVEGDNALAAGEAASAIGSGATALGGGAVANGSGATAVGHNSLADGEAATALGMQATAVGDQALALGNAAQAQGWRSMAIGHNALAESAGAMAIGVNAVSRNDAATSVGASSISEGLYATALGFGAKGRAEGATALGANALALGRYSVAAGVGAGARAQETVAIGVFSSAWAAGSIVVGPYAQALGAGGTSIGNTALTHGESATAIGFKAGAGEMSTALGAYAASLAPSSTLLGASTHARSDATGSVAIGVGSLADRPNTVSVGASEAWSYATDNPARTRQIVNVAAGTEANDAVNVAQLEAATAVNRYIGVNGNPDSDAGAYAEGDDTLAAGEAASAVGQGATAVGGGALAYADTATAIGKDSLATGASSTALGGMLQLDYSAVGEFGVVLDQQTAASGLAATALGAGARAEGDFNTAIGAQTETTGKSAVAIGGIVDVREDELGEDFAGVELQNTRASGRLATAIGGGAQATDYAATAIGALSNAGGIRAVAIGYASQALAYDATAIGDRAEASEEWATAIGGGARATHVRSTALGSFATAIGENATAVGEGALANNPGSLALGSGSWATGANSIAIGKATVWHSNPYREAVVEFTDGIAIGTDAEVNGSRSVALGAGAIVGGWAVPEDDGLPRNVDDAVALGAGSIADRSNTISIGRAGAERQITHVAAGIEATDAVNVAQLEAAAAEASRYVQATGSADSDAGAYAEGENALAAGEASAAVGTGTVALGAGAVSYANNATAVGRDSLAVGGSSTAFGGVLDIDYSTLPRGVVIHSQTAALGLGATAAGAGAQANDDFNTAIGAQSETSGKSAVAVGGIVDVREDEIGSNFMGQLLRNTKAAGRLSTAIGGGAQATEYAATAIGALAEATAIRSIAIGYRTQATAYDAIAIGDRAQATFDFTTAIGSGARASAKGTTVVGSSANALYEGGTALGNGASARNVNAVALGTASAAAGQNSIAIGNRSMVWNGDFFAPSPILYLNSIAIGVGTNTYGSDSIALGTSAIVGRQQANGLWTGVDNSVALGANSWANRENTISVGRAGAERQITHVAAGTESTDAVNLAQLEAVAGGLGELSANAVVYDDVDKARISLAGVDGTVITNVAAGELTEGSTDAVNGSQLFETNTRVTQVEGRVDDLDTRIGDVAGVAQNAVAYDDADKASISLAGADGTVLSNLAAGAVSADSTQAINGAQLHGGLQSMAEVLGGGAAVTAFGTLAAPSYAVQGTQYASIGATFAALDVQISQLKTRVGAVETVIDSNQGTNDRVAVGGGAPATVGTDTNAVAVGAGATANGANGVAVGSDAYAHGPNDTAVGGNAQVHADGSTAVGANSRISADATNAVAIGESASVTAASGTALGQGASVTAQGAVALGQGSVADRAQTVSVGSAGAERQIANVAAGTQATDAANVAQVRAGVTEAKAYADTTATQAVASSKAYTDQRLAAWGDQFDAYRGDVERRFSDVDRRMDRQGAMSAAMLNMATNAAGTQSPRGRVAVGAGFQSGEQALSIGYAKRVGERASFSLGGAFSGDEKSAGFGFGIDL